A single Anopheles funestus chromosome 2RL, idAnoFuneDA-416_04, whole genome shotgun sequence DNA region contains:
- the LOC125764173 gene encoding uncharacterized protein LOC125764173, whose product MEDTFFKVIIRDASWDVRSEAKRFGTLFQLFIDQRKPTEVFIKYKNAKDAVRARASLAVNENVERVESLKKWDIRPKRPTENKKPDDNVSVCSSASAGNVQHRGPVVNGPLTSEPMPLMMGMFNMCTVCRKGGASFQCFVCGTYYCGEICQRNDWPSHIMQCLPRLVRVQSGFVPIEPQFMGFPNVMQSFGSNNFNNNINNGPVQAARNLNVPNQPAGNKENGPNHKQSNNQRPASAKPSDQLSKKPVEQSKPVSPTKVTTSCSVPTNVLKNLALQRHQEQEPAVLAKVPVAQVTKTEGTISKETSKLAKRVQQKMAVTKQEIRYGAFPREGECVKISYLTGNMLYVYRAGQEANGQPNRYLDFVKRSVLCARDVKEVLQTAPNVNDVVFAPFDGDFYRAIVKSIEGTKVVVFFPDFGNTQTVEWMEMKEIPDKAIQYGMCYTHGVMIDGVPTFSRLVQAFLSELLEMDEFTLVKVRDEKPVKVVDLRHVQELYQLSAKLLEIAKKEQEMEKPAVEKPAVEKPAVEKPATEKPVVKETAATVPDPASYVPVTAEDFTEHDLPMGEVLHLMIVEASELTISNQISVILNSDNAAFAKVISECERYGNADPNPYHPESDHEAFLLHFDSIWCRAMLAANNDEMQYYLLDLGLIRTLNEKPNCRRYPAGMTRKIFVCECFVENTDALGKIAPTGGNEQLLGRTLKATMSLQEDGGDEAMRLKIHSMD is encoded by the exons ATGGAGGACACTTTCTTCAAGGTGATAATACGTGATGCATCATGGGATGTACGCTCGGAAGCAAAACGATTTGGCACTCTGTTCCAGTTGTTCATCGACCAGCGGAAGCCCACGGAAGTGTTTATCAAGTACAAGAACGCAAA GGATGCCGTACGTGCCCGGGCTAGCTTGGCAGTGAACGAGAATGTGGAACGTGTGGAATCGTTGAAGAAATGGGATATACGACCAAAGAGACCGACGGAAAACAAG AAACCGGACGATAATGTTTCCGTTTGCAGTAGTGCGTCTGCTGGAAATGTTCAACACAGGGGCCCGGTTGTAAATGGTCCGCTAACGTCCGAACCGATGCCGCTGATGATGGGTATGTTCAACATGTGCACCGTTTGTCGCAAGGGTGGTGCCTCATTTCAATGCTTTGTCTGTGGCACTTACTATTGCGGAGAGATTTGCCAAAGAAACGATTGGCCATCGCACATCATGCAATGTTTACC GCGCTTGGTACGGGTGCAAAGTGGTTTTGTACCTATTGAACCACAATTCATGGGATTTCCAAACGTGATGCAATCGTTCGGAAGCaacaattttaacaacaacatcaacaacggTCCCGTACAGGCTGCCCGTAACTTGAATGTGCCGAATCAGCCGGcaggaaacaaagaaaacggaCCGAATCACAAGCAGTCGAACAATCAGCGTCCGGCTAGCGCAAAACCGTCCGATCAGCTGTCGAAGAAGCCAGTCGAACAAAGTAAGCCAGTATCGCCCACAAAGGTAACAACTTCCTGTAGCGTACCTACGAACGTGCTAAAGAATTTGGCCCTTCAACGTCATCAGGAACAGGAACCGGCAGTATTGGCAAAAGTGCCGGTAGCACAGGTAACCAAAACCGAAGGCACCATCTCGAAGGAAACGTCCAAATTGGCCAAACGGGTGCAACAGAAGATGGCAGTGACGAAGCAAGAGATTCGATACGGTGCATTCCCACGGGAGGGCGAATGTGTGAAAATTTCCTACCTTACCGGCAACATGCTGTACGTGTACAGAGCTGGACAGGAAGCGAATGGTCAACCGAACCGTTACCTGGACTTTGTCAAACGCTCTGTACTATGTGCCCGTGACGTGAAGGAAGTGCTCCAAACGGCACCGAACGTCAATGACGTAGTGTTTGCTCCATTCGATGGCGATTTTTACCGTGCCATAGTAAAGTCAATCGAAGGTACCAAGGTGGTGGTGTTTTTCCCGGACTTTGGTAACACGCAGACAGTGGAATGGATGGAAATGAAAGAGATTCCGGACAAGGCGATTCAGTACGGTATGTGCTACACACACGGCGTAATGATCGACGGTGTGCCAACGTTCTCGCGCCTGGTTCAGGCATTTTTGTCCGAGCTGCTAGAGATGGACGAGTTCACATTGGTTAAAGTGCGCGATGAAAAGCCTGTCAAGGTGGTTGATCTGCGCCATGTGCAGGAACTGTATCAGCTAAGCGCAAAGCTGCTTGAAATTGCCAAAAAGGAACAGGAAATGGAGAAACCGGCTGTTGAGAAACCGGCTGTTGAGAAACCGGCTGTTGAGAAACCTGCTACTGAGAAACCTGTAGTGAAAGAAACTGCTGCAACAGTTCCGGACCCGGCATCGTATGTTCCGGTTACAGCTGAGGAT TTCACCGAGCATGATCTGCCGATGGGCGAAGTGCTTCATTTGATGATAGTGGAAGCATCGGAATTGACCATTTCCAACCAGATATCGGTGATACTGAACTCCGACAATGCGGCATTTGCTAAGGTGATCAGCGAATGTGAGCGGTATGGCAATGCCGATCCAAACCCGTACCATCCGGAAAGTGATCATGAAGCATTTCTGCTGCATTTCGATAGCATCTGGTGCCGCGCAATGCTCGCTGCCAATAACGACGAGATGCAGTACTATCTGCTCGACCTTGGTCTCATTCGTACCCTGAACGAGAAGCCCAACTGTCGCCGATATCCTGCCGGTATGACGCGCAAAATTTTCGTCTGCGAATGTTTCGTTGAAA ATACGGATGCGTTGGGAAAGATAGCCCCGACCGGTGGTAATGAGCAATTGTTGGGCAGAACGCTAAAAGCTACCATGTCCTTGCAGGAGGATGGCGGCGATGAGGCTATGCGTTTGAAGATTCATTCGATGGATTAA
- the LOC125764175 gene encoding transmembrane protease serine 9-like: MAPCVVLLPLLLAGLISFQPIGAIVRGETDRSRKLTFPFAVSLQLADDDRSHFCGGTHLGEGWILTAAHCIISLKKGNLTQIFAQIGGHNLNDSSADRYPIVETHILRSYNPVTMVGDIAMLRAALPIARKFQSDPQAPLRLPDDSYHTAINGEQCYIFGYGSDSYDGPISRSLHYGTVLALDLDSCIGMMGAVVAPPPDSGMFCAIGRSDACKGDSGGGYVCRGPFSTQFVLRGIISYGVGCGAPGTPGVYTDVGYYLQHYPIGTIIGFS; encoded by the exons ATGGCACCATGCGTGGTGCTTTTACCATTGCTACTGGCaggtttaatttcttttcaaccCATCGGTGCCATCGTACGAGGTGAAACTGATCGTAGTCGGAAGCTGACGTTTCCATTTGCCGTATCGCTGCAGCTAGCCGACGACGATAGGTCCCACTTTTGTGGTGGCACGCATCTGGGAGAAGGATGGATACTGACCGCGGCACACTGCATTATTTCGCT AAAAAAGGGCAATCTTACACAAATCTTCGCACAGATAGGTGGACACAATCTGAACGATAGTAGTGCCGATCGTTACCCAATCGTCGAGACACACATTTTACGCAGCTACAATCC TGTAACGATGGTGGGCGATATTGCAATGTTGCGTGCCGCTCTACCCATCGCACGTAAGTTTCAATCCGATCCACAGGCACCGTTGCGCCTTCCGGACGATAGCTACCATACAGCGATTAACGGTGAGCAGTGTTACATCTTCGGATATGGGTCCGATTCGTACGATGGACCGATCAGCAGATCGCTTCACTATGGCACAGTGTTGGCACTCGATCTGGACAGTTGCATTGGAATGATGGGTGCCGTCGTAGCACCGCCACCCGACTCTGGAATGTTTTGTGCCATCGGACGGTCCGATGCTTGTAAG GGTGATTCCGGTGGAGGATACGTTTGCCGTGGGCCATTTTCTACCCAGTTTGTGTTGCGTGGCATAATATCGTATGGTGTCGGTTGTGGTGCACCGGGAACGCCTGGCGTTTACACGGACGTCGGTTACTATTTGCAGCACTATCCGATCGGTACCATTATTGGTTTTTCTTAA
- the LOC125764174 gene encoding organic cation transporter protein codes for MGQEQDLGEVDMEEQRKDIEPQQGDESPVQLKNGTAKLTVQSTGDLKQTILDGLEKKGDRGLWLWALFILCLTPNILNGFHVSSYVFLGQLPNNYYCMVPELLQAGWSHEEIRNITSPTGSTRNGTCTIYTWNYGQLSELNYNDALSYTQSHPPPAEVNCLATGRTGASWHMYYDQPEGVSIVPEWDLLCERTALRSTVQVALSIGKFVGASSFGVISDKYGRKTSFSIAATLYIVAGLLTTFSPFYALLLLGRIGLGASASGVFYPAFALLTENIGKRHRSWMSIAFNFSYPLGMLCLALAAYLIKPWRDLSLALTVPSFLLVIHLYFLVESPRWLLSKGRERKAYRMVFGHSAPQELIDSATVAEKNQGADADSEPAAVPFSTKLKQSFSEFTKLYGTPVLCQRALICHFTWCITSLCYYVTALNADNFAANRNVYVATTGSVDIVAYILSMIVLAYFGRRSSSFCFFLYAGVCLLVVLAFPQDNTTLLVTFAMLGRVGITAVYAIVTLHTAELFPTEIRNTALGICSTMAHVGSIAAPYITDLLGRLAWWIPTTICGCAVLLAGALTLLHPETRDAALKDHAQQEQHVRHTVDVEEMHEKDEKSSTDN; via the exons ATGGGCCAGGAACAGGATCTCGGTGAGGTCGATATGGAGGAGCAACGGAAAGACATCGAACCACAGCAGGGTGATGAATCTCCTGTCCAGCTAAAGAACGGTACAGCTAAACTGACCGTTCAGTCCACCGGCGATCTTAAACAAACCATTCTCGATGGGCTGGAGAAAAAAGGTGATCGTGGTCTGTGGCTTTG GGCATTGTTCATCCTGTGCCTAACGCCCAACATTCTGAATGGATTCCACGTGTCGTCCTACGTGTTTCTGGGTCAGTTGCCGAACAACTACTACTGCATGGTTCCCGAGCTGCTGCAGGCCGGCTGGAGCCACGAGGAAATACGCAACATAACCTCACCAAC TGGCAGCACCAGAAACGGTACCTGTACGATCTACACCTGGAACTATGGACAGCTGAGCGAGCTGAACTACAACGATGCACTCAGCTACACCCAGTCCCATCCACCACCAGCCGAGGTGAACTGTCTCGCCACGGGACGTACCGGTGCTAGTTGGCACATGTACTACGATCAACCGGAAGGTGTATCGATCGTACCGGAATGGGATCTACTGTGTGAGCGGACCGCACTACGCTCCACGGTACAGGTGGCACTATCGATTGGCAAGTTTGTCGGTGCATCGAGCTTCGGTGTCATCTCGGACAAGTACGGTCGCAAGACGAGCTTCTCGATCGCCGCCACACTCTACATCGTGGCCGGACTGTTGACGACCTTTTCACCATTCTACgcactgttgctgctcggtCGCATTGGACTGGGTGCATCGGCTTCCGGTGTATTTTATCCAGCATTTGCACTAC TAACGGAAAACATTGGCAAACGCCACCGATCGTGGATGAGCATAGCGTTTAACTTTTCCTATCCGCTCGGTATGCTGTGTCTTGCGCTGGCCGCGTACCTTATCAAACCGTGGCGAGATCTTTCACTCGCATTGACTGTACCATCCTTTCTGCTCGTAATACACCTCTA CTTCCTCGTGGAATCTCCACGATGGTTACTGAGCAAAGGTCGCGAACGGAAAGCATACCGAATGGTATTTGGACACAGTGCTCCACAGGAGCTGATCGATAGCGCAACGGTGGCGGAGAAGAATCAAGGTGCAGATGCTGACTCTGAACCGGCAGCCGTACCATTCAGCACGAAGCTAAAGCAATCGTTTAGCGAATTTACAAAGCTTTACGGAACGCCAGTACTGTGCCAACGTGCGCTTATTTGTCACTTTACTTGGTGCATCACGTCGCTCTGCTATTACGTGACAG CTCTGAACGCGGACAACTTTGCAGCTAATCGAAATGTGTACGTTGCCACTACCGGGTCGGTAGACATCGTGGCTTACATTCTATCGATGATCGTACTAGCGTACTTTGGACGCCGTAGTtcatcgttttgctttttcctgtATGCGGGCGTTTGTCTGCTGGTTGTGCTAGCCTTCCCACAGGACAATACGACGCTGCTAGTGACGTTTGCCATGCTGGGTCGTGTTGGTATCACTGCCGTGTACGCTATCGTGACCCTGCATACGGCCGAACTCTTCCCAACAGAGATCCGCAATACGGCGCTAGGCATTTGTTCGACCATGGCGCATGTTGGATCGATCGCTGCACCGTACATTACGGATCTGCTCGGTCGCCTTGCCTGGTGGATACCGACCACGATATGTGGCTGTGCTGTGTTGCTGGCCGGTGCACTAACATTGCTACATCCGGAAACGCGCGACGCCGCACTAAAGGATCATGCACAGCAGGAACAGCACGTCCGTCATACCGTCGATGTGGAAGAGATGCACGAGAAGGATGAAAAATCAAGTACGGATAACTAA
- the LOC125764171 gene encoding Werner syndrome ATP-dependent helicase-like yields MFSNNSGQKRPEPDKAQVIEEPEPEHLQVLSASFGHTAFRPMQWRIIRSIIVQQRDNCAIMATGYGKSLIYQFPSVFLNRLTFVVSPLISLMQDQVLSLNLCNIPACLLGTAQRQNPVPDIKAGQFRVVYLTPEYITSDSGETLLKSVQPQLALIAIDEAHCVSKWGHDFRPAYRKLGLIRQICPKVPILAVTATATQKVRDDIAQCLKLVNPQMLCTGFDRPNLEFIVKPKGNLGPMHDIRPLLAENREGSTIIYCLTRKQTDDIVTLLQEKRIECEAYHGGISLTRRKQVLESFVSDHVRIIVATIAFGMGIDKPDVRLVIHYGASKDLESYYQEAGRAGRDGQPARCIMFWSQADFKTHELLRAEVSGTLKQNQEKLALKMAEYVELRDCRRRFILNYFEGVLTAVNKAEEKATLVKRCCDNCTRGGVAKDCERYEGLNSEGQYNFATEAEMILKAFAAFYGRVNITMPILLLRGSKNKKLHERFYKHPLFGKGKDKDEDWWKALGSLLEREGYLNKTKVANQYNKFAQAVYHEITPTGQRWLNGSEKERTLLMKPTSTMFKSLKVIKPASLYEKTQLPVIRTGAKQHDLTHELVKSLLKKRAELATTFECMPYMIASNAALHQMATRKPLNLQEMKDAQLDGFSDAKLQKFGREFLICIQQQLSLLPGPSSSQPSNVSDTRYEQLIGTKATSFAMWKKENKSIATIATERNLKESTIIEHLCEAIRVGVPIEQKDLVRLGVAPDVYAAIAYRLPANLEEPCTITSIKERCPPEFTFNQVKVVLAYEKQKRFNMKQQGESSVNDRVHTIDVPKTVEETPESVLLSDMLSDDDEDLFMTEQDAPSVPKSTTEQTANSAMDDMFDDEEEDMLDFAELDRLEASFAGEEDVSIASSPPTIVTPPPNTVQTEQSPKKIDSMEEKPLAENAPTKPLKPPAKGRTVNLKRILYEDDEEDDSDKEDKDVNQLFTFRLPKRKA; encoded by the coding sequence ATGTTCTCGAATAATAGCGGCCAGAAGCGGCCCGAACCCGACAAAGCACAAGTCATAGAGGAACCAGAACCGGAACACCTGCAGGTACTATCCGCCAGTTTTGGCCATACAGCTTTCCGCCCTATGCAATGGCGCATTATCCGTTCCATCATCGTTCAGCAGCGCGATAATTGTGCGATTATGGCTACTGGGTACGGAAAATCGCTAATATATCAGTTCCCGTCCGTGTTTCTCAATCGCCTTACGTTCGTGGTGTCACCGCTGATCAGCTTGATGCAGGATCAAGTGCTATCCCTAAACCTGTGCAACATTCCCGCCTGTCTGCTTGGTACGGCTCAGCGTCAGAATCCGGTACCGGACATTAAGGCCGGTCAGTTTCGTGTTGTGTATCTCACACCCGAGTACATAACATCCGATTCTGGAGAGACGCTGCTAAAATCGGTCCAACCACAGCTCGCACTGATTGCCATCGACGAAGCACACTGTGTGAGCAAATGGGGACACGATTTTCGACCCGCGTATCGTAAGCTTGGGTTGATTCGACAGATATGCCCAAAGGTGCCAATACTCGCCGTGACAGCAACGGCTACGCAGAAAGTTCGGGATGATATCGCACAGTGCTTGAAGCTGGTTAATCCGCAGATGCTCTGCACCGGGTTCGATCGACCGAATCTGGAGTTTATCGTGAAACCTAAAGGTAATTTAGGACCAATGCATGACATACGACCCCTGCTGGCAGAGAATCGCGAAGGCAGCACCATCATCTACTGCTTGACGCGCAAGCAAACGGACGACATTGTTACGCTGCTGCAAGAAAAACGCATCGAGTGTGAAGCGTACCATGGTGGCATATCGCTAACGCGACGCAAACAGGTGCTGGAAAGCTTCGTGAGCGATCACGTGCGTATTATTGTGGCAACGATTGCGTTCGGGATGGGAATTGATAAACCGGACGTACGGCTCGTTATACACTACGGCGCATCGAAGGATTTGGAAAGCTACTACCAGGAGGCTGGTCGTGCAGGACGCGATGGCCAGCCGGCTCGGTGCATTATGTTTTGGAGTCAGGCCGATTTCAAAACGCACGAACTTCTGCGCGCCGAAGTATCAGGCACGTTAAAGCAGAACCAGGAGAAACTTGCACTCAAGATGGCCGAATACGTGGAACTCCGTGACTGTCGGCGCCGATTCATTCTAAACTATTTCGAAGGCGTTCTGACGGCGGTAAACAAGGCGGAGGAAAAGGCCACGttagtgaaacgatgttgtgATAACTGTACCCGTGGCGGCGTGGCAAAAGATTGTGAACGTTACGAAGGTCTCAATTCGGAAGGACAGTACAACTTTGCGACCGAAGCCGAAATGATATTGAAAGCGTTCGCTGCGTTCTACGGTCGGGTGAACATTACCATGCCGATCTTACTATTGCGCGGCTCCAAGAATAAGAAGCTTCACGAACGCTTTTATAAACACCCACTGTTTGGGAAGGGCAAGGATAAGGACGAGGACTGGTGGAAAGCGTTAGGATCTCTGCTGGAACGCGAAGGCTACCTGAACAAGACTAAGGTGGCGAACCAGTACAACAAATTTGCGCAGGCAGTTTATCACGAAATTACACCCACCGGTCAACGGTGGCTCAATGGGAGCGAGAAAGAACGCACCCTGTTGATGAAACCAACGTCCACAATGTTCAAATCGCTGAAGGTTATAAAACCTGCTTCACTGTACGAGAAAACGCAACTCCCAGTGATACGAACCGGCGCGAAACAGCACGATCTTACCCACGAACTTGTCAAATCATTGCTCAAGAAACGTGCCGAACTGGCAACAACGTTCGAGTGTATGCCGTACATGATCGCTTCGAATGCTGCCCTCCATCAGATGGCCACTCGTAAACCGTTAAACCTGCAAGAGATGAAGGACGCTCAGCTGGATGGATTTTCCGACGCGAAGCTACAAAAATTTGGTCGAGAGTTTTTAATCTGCATACAGCAGCAGCTTAGTTTACTGCCCGGACCCTCATCGTCCCAGCCGTCGAATGTCTCAGACACCCGATACGAGCAGCTTATTGGAACGAAAGCGACCAGCTTTGCGATgtggaagaaggaaaacaaatcgatcGCCACTATTGCTACCGAACGCAACCTCAAAGAATCTACCATCATTGAACACTTGTGTGAGGCTATTCGTGTAGGGGTTCCGATTGAGCAGAAGGATCTCGTCCGGTTGGGTGTGGCGCCGGATGTATATGCAGCGATAGCTTACCGTTTGCCAGCGAACTTGGAAGAGCCGTGTACGATTACATCCATCAAGGAGAGATGCCCACCGGAGTTTACATTCAATCAGGTAAAGGTTGTTCTTGCctacgaaaagcaaaaacgaTTCAACATGAAACAACAGGGCGAGTCCTCTGTGAACGATCGAGTTCATACGATCGATGTTCCGAAAACGGTAGAAGAAACCCCCGAAAGCGTTTTACTATCCGATATGCTTTCCGATGACGATGAAGATCTATTTATGACGGAACAGGATGCACCAAGCGTACCAAAAAGTACCACCGAACAAACTGCCAACAGTGCCATGGATGATATGTTCGACGATGAGGAGGAAGATATGCTTGACTTTGCCGAATTAGATCGTCTCGAAGCATCGTTTGCAGGCGAGGAAGATGTTTCCAttgcatcatcaccaccaacaaTCGTAACCCCACCACCGAACACAGTACAAACGGAACAATCGCCGAAAAAGATCGACTCGATGGAAGAAAAACCACTTGCGGAGAATGCACCGACGAAGCCGTTGAAACCTCCAGCCAAAGGGCGTACTGTAAATTTGAAGCGTATTCTCTACGAAGACGATGAAGAAGATGACAGTGATAAAGAGGATAAGGATGTTAATCAGCTCTTTACCTTCCGGTTACCGAAACGGAAGGCATGA
- the LOC125764176 gene encoding protein CREG1: MTIPTVSYKQFGDVSQPVPTVGTKRWIVLYIMVTAVLLTSLACWNNLSGGSLVEIFQNDGDDVPPPHTQYAKMARYLVHKAEWVSMGSLSTVDAIKGFPMVNIISVADSARGEKSTGVMYFYLTMLDYTAQDLHKDNRLTVMLSLDQDKYCTNNGIDPMEPTCARIMISGRADKIENGTDEYNFGSRAMFSRHPAAEKWIKTDGHNFFLCKLNITQIAVLDFYGGPHYITVEDYMAADPDKKLAATDDSSKNERQIPPRFSPTPVTVE; encoded by the exons ATGACGATACCGACGGTTTCGTACAAACAATTCGGCGATGTTTCTCAACCGGTCCCCACGGTAGGCACTAAACGATGGATTGTCCTGTACATAATGGTCACGGCGGTACTGTTAACCTCGCTTGCCTGCTGGAACAATCTGTCGGGAGGATCATTGGTCGAAATATTCCaaaatgatggtgatgatgtacCTCCGCCACACACGCAGTACGCCAAGATGGCCCGCTATCTGGTGCATAAGGCCG AATGGGTTTCGATGGGTTCCCTTTCGACAGTGGACGCCATCAAGGGTTTCCCGATGGTAAACATCATTTCGGTTGCGGACAGTGCACGGGGTGAAAAATCAACCGGTGTCATGTACTTCTACCTTACCATGCTTGACTACACGGCCCAGGATCTGCACAAGGACAACCGTCTCACCGTGATGCTTTCGCTGGATCAGGACAAGTACTGTACGAACAATGGTATCGATCCAATGGAGCCAACCTGCGCACGAATCATGATCTCGGGCCGGGCGGATAAAATCGAAAACGGTACCGATGAATATAACTTCGGTTCCCGGGCTATGTTTAGCCGTCATCCGGCTGCAGAAAAGTGGATTAAAA CTGACGGACATAACTTTTTCCTCTGCAAGCTGAACATCACTCAAATCGCTGTACTTGACTTTTACGGTGGTCCACACTACATTACCGTGGAAGATTACATGGCGGCAGATCCTGATAAGAAGCTTGCAGCCACTGACGACAGCAGCAAGAACGAACGTCAAATTCCGCCCCGTTTTTCACCAACGCCCGTCACGGTTGAGTGA